GCAAATTGTGGCCCTTAATCAATGGTCCAAGTACTTTATTGacccaaataaaaataaaagatggACCTATGTGTaagatgcctttttttttttttagaagatgCATTCTTTTGTAATCTTTCATATTAAATGCCTTGTACAAATGAAGGGTCTCCACACCAATTGATGCTGAGTCTTCCctgcagttgagtaaataaaTGCCACCAGATGAGGAAACCTTAGTTTGTTAAAAAAGATTCAAATATAATTATCAGTGCCCCTAATTGAATCAATTGGTGGCATTTGAGGATTGCATTAGTGATACATTTAACAAATACACTTTTGTCTTTGTTGAtaaaatattttgattttatCTGTGCAAAAAAAGGATTGCCCAGTGACTAAAGAATCCCAAGCCCAGTTATGTTGTTCAATGTTGACAATCATGACAATGTAATCATGTATGTCACTATTAGTTTTACACAAGTTGTAGGCTGTAACGACAATATTGCAAATGTACTTTTAACACAAGCTTGCATCCTGTGGCAAATCATTCAGGAAGTTTAAGTTTTATttctgtcttgtttttttttttttgagttgtAAACGTACATAATAAAAAGAGAGCATTCATGTCAGATATCGGGCATTCTTTAAGATCACCTATTTCTTCTCGCTATGCTTTTGGGACGCTCTTGATCAGAGCTTTGGTCAGCAGGAAGTTTGTTAAATTTCATTGTTGCGACCTTCCAGTCAGCAGAGTCAAATACAGAATGCTAATTAAACATTGCTGTAACATTTGCTATACCATAAAATGGGCGCAGAGAAAAGTACTGAAAGCAATACGGTCACTGATTAGGGCAGCATTCTGTGAAATAACATcacttagtgcaggggtcaccaacctttttgaaaccaagagctacttcttgggtactgattaatgcgaaaggctaccagtttgatacacacttaaataaattgccagaaatagccaatttgctcaatttacctttaataaatctctctctctctctctctctctctctgtgtatatatatatatataaatgggtatttctgtctgtcattccgccgtacatttttttttcctttcacggaaggttttttgtagagaataaatgatgaaaaaaaaaacacctaattgaagggtttaaaagaggtgaaaaacaggaaaaaaatgacaataaaattttgaaacattgtttatcttcaatttcgactatttaaaattcaaaattcaacccaaaaaatggagaaaaactagctaatttgattctttttgaaaaaaaaaaaaaaaattatggaacatcattagtaatttttcctgattaagatcaattttcgaattttgataacatgttttaaataggttcgaatccaatctgcactttgttagaatatataacaatatggaccaagctatatttctaacaaagacaaatcattatttcttctagattttccagaacaaaaattttaaaagaaattcaaaagactttgaaataagatttaaatttgattcttaagattttctagatttgccagaataatttttttgaattttaatcataagtttgaagaaatatttcacaaatattctgtcaaaaaaacagaagctaaaatgaagaatagaattaaaatttatttattattctttacacacacacacacacaaaaaaaatactttaacattgatttaaattgtcaggaaagaagaggaaggaatttaaaaggtaaaaatgtatatgtgtttaaaaatcctaaaataatttttaaggttgtattttttctctaaaattgtctttctgaaagttataagaagcaaagtaaaaaaataaatgaatttatttaaacaagtgaagaccaagtctttaaaatattttcttggattttccaattctatttgagttttgtctctcttagaattaaaaatgtcgagcaaagcgaaaccagcttgctagtaaataaatacaatttaaaaaacagaggcagctcactggtaagtgctgctatttgagctatttttagaacaggccagcgggctactcatctggtccttacgggctacctggtgcccactggcaccgccttggtgacccctgacttagagaCTGCAGCTTGACAGGAATATTGTGTATTATCCTTTTTAATGATTAGCTGACATATTTGTGCTGTAACTATTCATCAataatacaacacaaatacattaaaaaaaatattagccaCAAAATACACAAGCAATATCcaacaaagaaaaatacattttactttttatcttgCATTAATAACCTCCTGAGAACcaacgtcctctgcagtggacatttgtttttagtcTACTGCAGAgattctcaaattggggtacgccGGCTCCCTCTAGTGGTAATCGTTTAAttaaaatagtgttttatattcctatattcaaacagtgttactattcaaactgtgATGTTAGAGTGGCCAgaaatatccattcatccatccatttttctaccgcttgtcccttacagggtcgcgggggttgctggagtccATCTCAGCTATCAAACTTGTTAAAACCGCTTGttcttaatgagtacttaggcactctacgctactgtattttaatgttggttattatggTCTTTATGACTTATTAGTGATGCtctgagcccaaaaaaagtctgcgggctatagagcgttttctattcgggctccagtactctggaatgccctcccggtaacagttaagaGATGCTTCCTCATTaccaatgtgagtgtgaatgttgtctgtgttggccctgcgatgaggtggcgactagtccagggtgtaccccgccttccacccgaatgcagctgagataggctccagcaccccccgcaaaggggtagaaatggatggatggatctaccaAATGTACCTAAGTAGTCagtctttgctcaatactttttttgatgcacctttggcagcaattacagccttgaGTCTTTTAAAAcctgatgccacaagcttgacaCGCCTCTTTGGGCAGGTTTCTCCCCTTCCTCCTTggagcacctctcaagctccatcagattggatgggaagcgttagTTTTCATCGAGCATGTCTCTGTACATaagctgattttttttgttttgttgtaacaaatttgaaaaagaaaaccAAAGTAAAGCACTGAAGGGCTGGAGTTGGGCAGCTGAAGTCCCAACTTTGGGCTACCGCATAGCCGGTGTTGAGAAAATGTGCTACTGGTAAAAAAAATGACTGGCCACCGGTACTGAGCATGCGCACGAATGCACATCAATGCTAAGGTTCCCTCGAAAAAAAATAAACCATAGcaattaaggtaaaaaaaaattctataaggtggttatttttaacattattttataCATTCAAAGGAACAAAACAAAATCAGTATAAACCTTGAACTCACCTACAATGCATGACTGGTTGTTTGTCAGACAGACAGAATGATTCCTTCTTTAGACATGATTAATACAAAAGCTTGCCCCAGGATCTATTTTGGACACAGTCTGAAAATCTCCTCCAAATTCGTTAATTACTTATGTTTCTATCTAATATAAAAAAGaggaattgattaacctggaccccgccttaaacaagctgaaaaacgtattgttgtacggaatatgtactgaactgtgtcatttccatatgagttgggaaattgtgttagatgtaaatataaacagaatacaatgatttgcaaatcattttcaacccatattcagttgaatatgctacaaagacaacatatttgatgtagaaactgataaactttttttttgtgcaaataatcattaactttagaatttgatgccagcaacacgtgacaaagaagttgggaaaggtggcaataaatactgataaagttgaagaatgctcattgaacacttatttggaacatcccccagggGTGCctgttaattgggaacaggtgggtgccatgattgggtataaaaacagcttcccaaaaaatgctcagtctttcacaagaaaggatggggcgaggtacacccctttgtccacaactgcgtgagcaaatagtcaaacagtttaagaacaaagtttctcaaagtgcaattgcaagaaatttagggatttcaacatatacggtccataatatcatcacaaggttcagagaatctggaaaaatcactccacgtaagcggcatggccggaaaccaacattgaatgactgtgaccttcgatccctcagacggcactgtatcaaaaaccgacatcaatttctaaaggatatcaccacatgggctcaggaacacttcagaaaaccactgtcactaaataaagtttgtcgctacatctttaagtgcaagtgaaagctctactatgcaaagcaaaagtcttatcaacaacatccagaaacgctgccgggttctctggacccgagatcttttaagatggactgatgcaaagtgtataagtgttctgtggtctgacgagtccacatttcctattgttttcggaaatataaGACATTGTgtgatccggaccaaaggggaagcgaaccatctcgaatgttatcgacacaaagttcaaaagaaggcacatgtgatggtatgagggtgcattagtgcccaaggcatgggtaacttacacatctgtgaaggcaccattactgctgaaaggtacatacacgttttggaacaacatatgctgccatctaagcgccgtctttttcatggacgcccctgcttatttcagcaagacaatgccaagccacattcatcacgtgttacaacagcaaggCTTCGTAAAAAAACCAGTGCGGGTACATTCGTGGCccacttgcagtccagacctgtctcccatcgaaaatgtgtggcgcattatgaagcgtaaaatacgacagcggagaccccggactgttgaatgactgaagctctacataagacaagaatgggaaagaattccaccttcaaagatttaacaattaatttcctcagttccctaagttcccaaacgtttattgagtgttgttaaaagaaaaggtgatgtaacacagtggtgaacatgccctttcccaactactttggcccgtgttgcagccatgaaattctaagttaattataatttgccccccaaagaataaagtttatgagtttgaacatcaaatatattgtctttgtagtgcattcaactgaatatgggttgaaaatgatttgcaaatcattgtattccttttatatttacatctaacacaatttcccaactcatatggaaatggggtttgtacaaaaaaaaacgaAATCAAGGCTGATCGTACTTGGACTTAAAGTAAACGACTAGCATAAGCTATGGCATAGCAAGAAACAGACATGAAACGGTGACATGAAACAAGTaaccaaactatggcatgaacaaacaaaaacttagttGGCAAGCAAACAAtcgcatgaaactatggcatgaacagagaaaaaacagagtaatgtcgccaggacgaccacctggcaaaacaggcttaaataatagtctgaCTAAAGCCGGTGTgtgatccgaacacatgaggcaggtgaaactataggtcgtcatggaaactaaaacaaacaggggtgcacaaaaacaggaacaaatggagtccaaaactaacagaacataactaaacaatacATGATCAAGACCGCAGATCATGAAATATTgtataatctactaataaaagtttcaatcaaaattcaatcaataacattttttttttacgatgcAGCCCTTTTCAGGACACTGGATCTCCCATCTTGAGTAAGTAAACTCAAGAGTTGAGGAATAGTTTTTTTTCTAATCCCCgccaggatcaatcaatcaatcaatcaatgtttacttatatagccctaaatcactagtgtctcaaagggctgcacaaaccactacgacatcctcggtaggcccacataagggcaaggaaaactcacacccagtgggacgtcggtgacaatgatgactatgagaaccttggagaggaggaaagcaatggatgtcgagcgggtctaacatgatactgtgaaagttcaatccataatggatccaacacagtcgcaagagtccagtccaaagcggatccaacacagcagcgagagtcccgttcacagcggagccagcaggaaactatcccaagcggaggcggatcagcagcgcagagatgtccccagccgatacacaggcgagcagtacatggccaccggatcggaccggaccccctccacaagggagagtgggacatagaagaaaaagaaaagaaacagcagatcaactggtctaaaaagggagtctatttaaaggctagagtatacaaatgagttttaaggtgagacttaaatgcttctactgaggtggcatctcgaactgttgccgggagggcattccagagtactggagcccgaaatgaaaacgctctatagcccacagactttttttgggctttgggaatcactaacgcGTGGCGCAgtagggagagtggccgtgcgcaacccgagcgtccctggttcaattcccacctagtaccaacctcgtcacgtccgttgtgtcctgagcaagacacttcacccttgctcctgatgtgtgctggttggcgccttgcatggcagctccctccatcagtgtgtgaatgtgtgtgtgaaggtagaaaagcgctatacaagtacaacccatttaacccatttaataagccggagttctttgaacgcaaatttcttgccgggacatatggtacaatacaatcggcaagataggatggagctagaccgtgtagtattttaaacgtaagtagtaaaaccttaaagtcacatcttaagtgcacaggaagccagtgcaggtgagccagtacaggcgtaatgtgatcaaactttcttgttcttgtcaaaagtctagcggccgcattttgtaccaactgtaatcttttaatgctagacatggggagacccgaaaataatacgttacagtaatcgagacgagacgtaacaaacgcatggataatgatctcagcgtctttagtggacagaatggagcgaattttagcgatattacggagatgaaagaaggccgttttagtaacgcttttaatgtgtgactcaaaggagagagttgggtcaaagataacacccagattctttactgtgtcgccttgtttaattgtttggttgtcaaatgttagagttgtatcattaaataaaggttggtgtctagcaggaccgataatcagcatttccgtttttttggcgttgagttgcaaaaatgttagcggacatccattgtttgatttcattaacacacgcctccagctgactacaatccggcgtgttggtcagatttaggggcatgtagagttgggtgtcatcagcataacagtgaaagctaataccgtatttgcgtatgatgtcacctagcggcagcatgtagatgctgaagaatgcagggccaaggaccgaaccctgggaaactccacacgttaccttaacgtagtccgaggtcacattgttatgggagacgcactgcatcctatcagtaagataagagttaaaccaagacagggctaagtctgacataccaattcgtgttttgataccttctaataaaatattatgatcgacggtatcgaaagcagcgctaagatcgaggagcagcaacatagatgacgcatcaaaatccatcgttagcaatagatcattagtcatttttgcgagggctgtctccgtggagtgatttgccctgaaaccggattgaaaggtttcacatagattgttagacgctaagtgttcatttaactgctccgcaacaattttttcgaggatttttgaaataaagggaaggtgagacaccggtcggtagtttaccatgaggtcaggatcgaggttaggtcttttaagaagaggatgaataaccgcctttttgaatgctaggggaacagtgcccgaggaaagtgataagtttataatatttagcactgatggacctaataatacaaagagctccttgatcagtttcccaggaagtgggtcaagtaaacatgttgtttgttttattctatttacacgtggtaacaattcctctaatgttatttcctcaaaacaagagaacctattttggagggcagtatccgccgtatatacaatcgtgtcagtgttaatagaacccagttgtagctgggacgcattgtctttaatctcctttctaatgacttcacttttcttactaaagaattgcataaagtcatcagctgagtgggtggagctactggaaggagtcccttgttggattagcgatgctaccgtactaaacaaaaatttaggatcgtttttattacggtggatgggatttgagtaatatttagctttagctaaggtaagcatgcgtttataagttattaaaccatcactccatgcttgatggtgcacctcaagtttatttgtgcgccatttgcgttccagctttctacataataatttctgagctctagtttcttctgtaaaccacggagtacgctttttggagcctttttttaactttagcggtgctatgttatcaatagttttgcgcagggcgtcgttaaagttgttagtgaggttatcaatagagcccacatactttgggaatggtgccattaccgagggcagtaggtcagcaagagttgtcgttgtggccgtattaatgttgcggctgctatagcagttattattattattagtttgccgaacatgcgtctgaacctcgaattttataaggtaatgatcggacaatactttaatatacgggagtatcgtaactttggaaacggtgatacccctgacaagcactaggtcaatcgtattaccgttgcgatgcgtgggttcatttattattcgtgtgagaccacagctatcaattatagtctggagcgctacgcacggtgggtccgatgggctattcatatggatattaaagtcccccattatgattatattatcggcgtgtgtcactagatcagcaacgaactctgagaattcattgataaagtccgaatagggccctggggggcggtagataacagccaggtgtagaggcagcggtgtgacagacctcatagtaagcacctcaaacgatttatatttattatttatgttaggactaaggttaaatttttcgttgtatattagtgcgacccccccaccccttttaagaggacgggcaatatgcgcctgtgtaaagttaggacatgcctcgtttaacgcaaaaaagtcgtttggtttaagccaggtttcgctgagaccgatgacgttaagattgttgtctctgatgatatcattaactaacgttttgggagacaatgatctcatgtttaaaaaacctatattataggtagtgggctgttttagggaatttttgatcaaattatccgtagtagcaatattaataatgttgtgtttattatgcccagtgcatttagtataattacgaccatatctaggaattgatacgacgggaattttccgattgtttgtttgttgctttgatagactgcacgcatcatagttagccacctcagtaaaacacatgtccaactctgaaacactcagaaaaacttgttctaatttaactgactccttacccagaccagtagtctcgcatcttccatttaaatccggcttcaggatggagggaagtggtgttctgtggggattagccttctgctttgtttttagccccgctcggcatccgcgtttccgatcacacctctggcgtctgctccgtagacggcccccgctgctactatactcccctgcttcacaggcccctggatgtagccgtcgaagtattcccgtgctagttagcaggtctagcaagcacgcgtctatcagtccaaaacggccaatatgtccacatccaggaGGATGTATCCTGTTAGTAAACTGCTGTGTATTGAAGGACTCAAATTACATGACATTATTGGATTTTTAGAAGAATTGATCATTACATTGCACATATGAGGTCAAATTATCATAAAACAATTATCATCAACCCCACTTTGTCTCCAGCACAGGAGTTTCAACAATACCATTGCTTATTTTTAGCTTGTCTTTGCTAGCAAGCAAGCAAGCAGAACACAAAAATATCTGTTAAATAGAACACTTAATTATTTCTCGCCATTGTtggtatattttttttctagcaTGGTGGCAGAACTGTGAATCGATAAAACAATTGATTGCACAACTGTTATTTTTCCCAGTGTCTACCTTTATTTCTATTTGTTGTTTGTATTGTTCATAGAATGTAAAAGAGCAATTTTCTCAGTGATCACTTTTCACAAAACATCTACGCTTGAGTACTTTCAACATCCTTGCCTGGGACCTAGTGTATCAATTAGATTGTTTGCATTGATCAGAGCAGTCATTGCAGAATTAATAAGGACAGTTGCCTGGCACGAGTATACGTTGTAGTATTTGACTCAGTAATAGAAATGTTTTTGCAATATACTATCACTATACACTGAATCTCATTTCTTGAACCTTTTTTTGCCGCACTTTTCTTTGTCGTAGCTTTCTCTCGCCCGTTCATCCAAATGCAGCAGTAGCGCGTCTTCCGCAGTCTCTGGCTCCACAAAGGGATAATCTCCCATTTTAGAAGCTCCTTGTTCGTCCATCACAGAGTTCTTGGCGTGGGCGTGATGGCCGCTGAGAGTCATGAGGGACAAGTCCCCCTGCAGTCTTAAATTCTCATCCTGGTCGTCCCTCGACCTTTTCTTGGATCCGCCGGGCTGAGCGTCCTGCTCGTCGGCATCTAAGTCAGTGCTGCCGTCAGAACTGTTATCGAACTCGTGCCACCATCGGAAATATCTGCTGCTGCTTCTCAGTTCGTCTTCCTCTTCGTCGTCATCTCTCGATCGGTTCCTCGAGGGTCCCGGCTGGGGTTCTTCCTCCTCGTCCATGAGGTTGTTGACTCCCAACTCAGCCTCGGACCCGACAGCGACCTCCATCTCATCTTCATGTTCAATGATATCATCAAAGTTACCTCGGTTGTTTTCAATATAGACATTATTGATATCATCAGTATTATGATGATGTTGCAATTCTGCTCGCGGATTTACAAAGAACCTCATGTAATGATTCACTATTAAATGCATGAGGAAAACAGATTCCACGTCTTCCTCATCACCACCATCGTCAtggtcatcattatcatcatcatcatcatcatcatcatcactatcaGATGGTAGATCTCCTATTGGCATGGACATACGGTAACCTGCAAGATAATCAAGACTTGAAGATGATACTACCCTGCATCCATGAGGCTATTGTTAGTATCCACGCCACTTATCCTGTGCTGGGTCACAAGAAGCTAGAGCCTACCCCAGCACACAAAACTCTTCCGAAACAACCAGAACTTGAAATGTCGTATCAAACACTTACGATTTGGACCATTGTGGTCTCCGTCGCCTTGCCCGTCCATTTTCCCTGAAGAATAAATCATACAATTGATGAAATGATACAGTTACTAAATAAGTCTCAAAACAACAATCCCCAACTTTCATCGCTTTCAGAGCTAATTTgacagaaacacattttattcctGACTGGaaacctttaacttgcactttatgTACAAAGCTGTGTGGTCGTTCGTAGTCCTTATGCTAATTTGTCAATAAATACAAGAATAATGAACAGTTTTGAGATGTAGTGATATGAAAATGTCATAACACTTATTGTGAACAAAATGATCACGGTTAAAAATGATCACAGTATTGTTTAATGTGCTCAAGAAGTACTTACAAACACTAAAAACTTTTtaacaacttttaaaaaaaacaactaaaataaatagacacacaatTAGAAATCATACTATTTTGCATCTTTTGTTTCTTATTCTTGACTTATATAGTGTTCTGCTTTGTGGCATTCTACTCTATTCAGCGGTCCGTGAAAACACCTGTCTGGTGTTCCTCGAAGTATAGAACAATCACTCTGTATGTAAGATGTGCCAGTAcggcttgtaggttcaatgtacaCAACTGAATATTGAGGTGGCTCAGACAGCAAAGTGTTTATGTAAGTTTGCATCAatacatcttagatgagctcggaccccgcgaagccggcggcatttttggatgttgttgataactggctttAGCGTCGTGGTTTCTTAATAGaagacgttaaaggcctactgaaatgagaatttcttatttagacagggatagcaggtctattctatgtgtcatacttgatcatttcacgatattgccatatttttgctgaaaggatttagtagagaacatccacgataaagtttgtaactggagaaaagccctgcctctaccggaagtcgcagacgatgacgtcacatgtttgatggctcctcatatattcacattgattttaatgggagcctccaacaaaaactgctattcggaccgagaaaacgactatttccccattaatttgagcgaggatgaaagattcgtgtttgaggatattgatagcgatggactaggaaaaaaaaaaaaacgcgattgcaaccgcgttgcattgagacggattgatatgtttttagagacatttactaggataattctgggaaatcccttatctttctattgtgttgctagtgttttagtgagtttaacagtacctgatagtcggaagtgtacgtccacggccgggtgttgacacgcagtgtctcggggaagtcgacggcagctgtacgggaggcacaagctaaGCTGATATCcgataagaagcgactttttaaccacaattttctcaccgaaacctgctggttgacattcggttgggatccatgaccgctctgatccatagtaaagtttca
Above is a genomic segment from Nerophis ophidion isolate RoL-2023_Sa linkage group LG02, RoL_Noph_v1.0, whole genome shotgun sequence containing:
- the LOC133540602 gene encoding protein PFC0760c-like isoform X2 — translated: MDGQGDGDHNGPNRYRMSMPIGDLPSDSDDDDDDDDDNDDHDDGGDEEDVESVFLMHLIVNHYMRFFVNPRAELQHHHNTDDINNVYIENNRGNFDDIIEHEDEMEVAVGSEAELGVNNLMDEEEEPQPGPSRNRSRDDDEEEDELRSSSRYFRWWHEFDNSSDGSTDLDADEQDAQPGGSKKRSRDDQDENLRLQGDLSLMTLSGHHAHAKNSVMDEQGASKMGDYPFVEPETAEDALLLHLDERARESYDKEKCGKKRFKK
- the LOC133540602 gene encoding protein PFC0760c-like isoform X1, which codes for MPIKSCRRLPRDTACQHPAVDVHFRLSGKMDGQGDGDHNGPNRYRMSMPIGDLPSDSDDDDDDDDDNDDHDDGGDEEDVESVFLMHLIVNHYMRFFVNPRAELQHHHNTDDINNVYIENNRGNFDDIIEHEDEMEVAVGSEAELGVNNLMDEEEEPQPGPSRNRSRDDDEEEDELRSSSRYFRWWHEFDNSSDGSTDLDADEQDAQPGGSKKRSRDDQDENLRLQGDLSLMTLSGHHAHAKNSVMDEQGASKMGDYPFVEPETAEDALLLHLDERARESYDKEKCGKKRFKK